The region tcaatggtagagcacttgcctagcaagtgtaaggcactgggttcgatcctcagtaccacataaaaataaataaataaaggtattgtattcatttacaactttaaaaagtaaaaaaataaaaaagcacttaCTAGACACCACTAATCTTAATCCTCAAGGTGGAGAGACTTGGCCCTCCCAGAAGCCGGGACAATTATTGTCATAAGTTAGAGCGACTGACTTTCAGACCATGAATCCAGAAGACCTGGGTTCAGAACCCAGCTCTACTCTATTTGAGAtactgggcacggtggcacacgcctgtaatcccagcagctcaggaggctgaggcaggaggattgcgagttcaaagctggctcagcaaaaatgaggcactaagggactcagtgagaccctgtcttttaataaaatacagaaaggggctgggtatggctcagtggtagagcgcttgcctagcgtgtgtgaggtactgggttcgattctcagcaccacatataaataaataaaggtccattgacaacttaaaaaaattacaaaaaagggctggggatgtagctcagtggttgagtgcccctgaattcaatcccagtaccataaaaattactaataataatGTTGACAATAATAATTATTCTCCTTTTCTGATCCCTCCAGAGTTTGCCTGAGTCCTTGGAACTGAGCTCCCCTCGGTCCCCTGAGGCTGACTGGGGGCGGCCCCCTGGAGGTGACAGAGATCTTGCCAGCCCTCGCTCAGGTGAGCATCCTGCTGGAGTGGGAGTTTCCTTGTGTTCTAACCTCACCAAGTCCCTTGTCCTGCCAGGTCTTGGATCTCCGAGGGTCTCCCGGGCTTCTAGTCCTGAGGGTCGCCGCCCCACTTCTCCGCAACTGGGAACCAAGGTAGGCCATATATGGGCCCCCCTTAGGTCTGCCTTGTCACTCTATGATCTAACGACCACAGACTCCCAAATCCTGGGGAAACAGCTGGGAGAGGAGAATCCCAAAGCCACACTCAAAGCAGAAAGCACATGATTTATTCAGAGCATTGGGACCAAATTTGTCTCTACCACTCCTAAGCTGTGTGGCTTTAGGTCAGATtaaacttctctgtgcctctaattttcatctgtaaaatgaagctaATTGCAATTTCTACCACCTAGAGGATTAAAAGAGATGAATGTCTCTAAAGGGCTGAAAATAGCaagttctttattcattcatctgttcattCCTTCaccaaatatttctatatttgctGGGATGGAAACCAGGGTGTGTACATGTTTAGCAAAGGCTCTATCACTGAACACAGCCAATTCCCTCTGGTTTTGAGAACAAAAGAAACAGAGAGGTCAAGAAAACATCATTAAATCCTTAGATTGTCCCAAAATAATCTTGACAATTCAGTTGCCAGAGTTCAGAGAAGCAACTCAAGTCCCATGGACTAGAAAGGGAAGAAGCTTGATGTGTTTGGGACGCCCCCTGCTGGGGCTTTGGGCTTCCACAAGGCAGGAGATGGAGCATATATGGGCCCCCCTTAGGTCTGCCTTGTAACCCTATGAGAGGTGGGTGGGAGCTAGGCCACACAGGGCCTCAAAAGCCTTTGCTGGCTGTATGGGTGCCACAGGAGGCTTGAGCAGGGGAAAGAGAGTGTCATctctgggtgtagaaagaccccTCTAAGTGCTGTGGTGAACTTACTGGCAAAGGTCAGACCTCAGGCCAGGAGgtcaggaagaagaaggaggaggccCAAGGTTGGGGCATAGGGTACTTCTCCTCTCCCCAGGTCCCCACAACCCGGCCACGGATGAGTGCTCAGGAGCAGCTGGAGCGTATTCGAAGGAACCAGGAGTGTGGACGGCCTCTCCCACGCCCCACCTCTCCCCGGCTGCTCACTCTAGGGAGGACACTGTCCCCAGCCAGACGCCAGGCGGACCTGGAGCAAAAGGTGAGTGGCCTAGGTtagggggtgaggggtggggtagtaaagagactttttttttttttttgagtactagggattgaacccaggggcaatttaccactgagcaatatccccagcccttttaaaatattttacttagagacagtgtctcactaagttgcttagggccttgataaattgctgaggctggctttgaacttgtgatcctcctgcctcactcagccttttgagctgctgggattacaggcgggcaccACCACATCCGGCCCATCGGATTTCATAACCTCTTCCTGCTTCCTCTACTTCAGCCTCAAAATGAGAAGTGGGGTTTCCAGGCCAGGAATCTAATGCCACAATTCCTTTCCAGTCTGTCCTAGGAGCTGCAAAATGGCTCAGAAGCTCAGGGTCCTGGAGTAGGTAAGGAACTAGAGGGTGGATGAAGGGAACGGGAAATCTCTTTGCAAAAGGGGAGGTGAGTAGCACTGTCATGAGAGTCTTCTGAATACTGAATTGCAAGTGGCAAAACTTTTAGAGCCTCTTGAGTTTCTGGGgcatctgaaacaagacaggaagCCCTGGATACACAATGAGAACTGCAGTTTCGAGAAGTCTCTTGGCGGTGTCAAACCCAATTCCTGTAAAATTGATTGGACTAAACATCCCATAATACACCGGGGTTGTGTGGAAAGTTCTTTGGGGACATGTATTATGGACTGCAACTCCCAGAACAGGCGCCCCCACCATACCTgctccccatcttctctttcGTCTAGTCCTAGGAACACTACCCCTTACTTGCCGACTTCCGAAGGCCACCGGGAGCGGGTCCTTAGCCTCTCCCAAGCCCTGGCCACTGAGGCGTCGCAGTGGCACAGAATGATGACAGGTGAGGGATGGCGGATCTGGACTCCTGGGTTTTAGGGAAGGGTGAGCTTGAGGCTCTGTGAGGAGAGGTGGGGGGGCTCTGGGAATTCTTAGTCGTGGCAAAGAAAGAGCGGGGCAAGAATTGGAAGTTCCAAATCCCAGGCAAGAGGGACCAGGATGAGGGCCttagggagaggggagaaggaggcTGGGGAGATGGCACCTGAAATAGCCTGAGGGTCAAACTCCCTGGTCAGAGAGAGGAGGGCTGTGGTGGGGACTCTGGGTTTGAGGGAGGAAAGCTGAGTCCTTGTCTCTTGGGTCTGAGAGAGGGGGGCTGAGTCCCAAAGTTTGCCATGCTCATCCCCCACGCAGCCTCTCCAGATGGAAACGTGGACTCCCGAGGAGAGCCTCTCCCCCCGGCGCCGCCGCCTCCTTCGGACCCCACACTCCAGGTGACCTCTCACCCAAGATGCTCTCCGACGGCTAATTCCGATTCCGCGGGATTCTCGCGCGGAGGTAGTGGGCGTGGTGGAGGCCCCGCCCACTGGGAGCCCACGTGGGACTCCGGGAACGCCCCTCCTGCCCAGACTCAAGAGGAGGGGGCGTGGCCACTGAGGGTCACGTTGCTCCAGTCCAGCTTCTGACCCGCTCAAATGCGACAGCCAATCGGAGAGTGGGGGCGTGGCCTTGAGGACCAGCGGGAGAGCTGGACTGCGTCGGGAACCTGGGGGCGTGACCTGGTCCCCACCTGGAAGGGGCGTGGCTTTACGGCCAACCTTTGATTTTCCCCAACAATGTCCAAATTTGCATTAAAACTTTGAACTTTTAGTCAATAgtttctctctgtctgtctggGATTGTGACACTGGGCCGTCTgaggagcagggagcagggaaTGAATACATTGCGTCCTGGCTTAGGTGTGCAGCGGCTGAACCTCAGGAATACTGAATTtggggctggaggggctgggacCCTGATTCCCgggtctgagggaggagagtTGGGCTGGGTCCAAATTCCTAGGTCTCTGGATTCCCTGGCAACGCCCCCCAGGGTCGGGCTTCCAAGATCTAGCCCCTATTTAGGGTTTGATCCCTCGGCCTCCCTGGACTTCAGAGGTGGAAAGTCACTCATTGAGTGACAGAGACTGACTGGCCGGGAATGGCTGCGGGAACGCGCTATGCGGGGAAGGTGGTGATTGTGACCGGGGGCGGGCGCGGCATCGGAGCTGGGATCGCAAGAGCCTTCGGTGAGTGAGGGTCTGGCTGCTCCGCACTTTGGGGTCTAAGAGAGTAGGgatggaaagaaagaggaagataaCTGGGGGTGCAGGAGCAGTGGGAAGAAAAAACTCCGGTTTCTTATAAAAGTCAATTTGCAATTGGTAACGAAGGGTGCCCAGGGATGGCCAAGGACACGAATTTTTGGCAGTGTCTCCAAAAGCAGTTATTTCCCTTTTTCTGGATATGTTACTGTAGCTGCAAAGTGGTCATTCGGGGATATGTCTCTTGCAGGTTTGGGGCGTACTATGGATCCCATAAATAGGGCCCCTGGCAGCCCCAGCAGGCACCTAGAGGGGCAAAGGGGAATCTGTGTTAAGGCTCTGCCCTTTGTCCTCGGACATCATCAGGAGACCTGGGTCAAGAgttggggggggcggggagtgACCACGAGAGGGCAGCAGAGGCACTGACCAAGATCTGTGGGGCCCCAATCTGATCTCTTCTGTTCTCAGTGGACAGTGGGGCCCAAGTGGTTATCTGCGACAAGGATGGTGAGTGAGGGCCCCTCcgccctccccccagccctcctccctcagacctcGGGGTCCaggccccagcctcctccctcagaccccggCGTCCAGGCCCAGCTTCTCTCTCCCTGCAGTGTCAGGTGGCCAGGCCCTGGAGCAGCAGCTTCCGGGAGCTGTCTTTATCCCCTGTGATGTGACTCGGGAAGAAGACGTGAAGGTGAGAGCGTCCTTCTCTCTGGCCGTGTTCTCCTCCCTGGGTTTATGCTACTGTTCCCTCCATTTCTCCTGATCTGGCTAAATCCTTCTGGTCCCAAAGGTGTCAGCCCGGTGCTCTTTCCGGTCATGCCGGCATGTCACGTGGCTCCTGGATGCTCTTCTTTTATCTCCTGTCAAGCAGGCCTCCTGTGACATTTCCCCTCCCGTTTCTGGGTTCCACGCCTTTCCTTTAGTCAGTGTCTCCCGGTGTCAGCTCTCCGGGTCTCTCTCTGCCAACCCTCACCCCAgcttctctgtccctctctgttTCTGTCTGGGTCTCTGGCCCCCTGCCGCCCCACGTTTCTGCACTGACAGTTCAGTGCAGCTGTGACCAGCCTTGGTTTCTGGTCCCCTGGCTTCCTGTCTCCTGTCTGTCATTTCTGGTAATCCTGGGCACCCCCTTGCTCTGCCTCCTGTCCCCTCAGGAGTGCGCCTAGCTCCCTCCCCGCCTTGCTCTGGGGCCCTGGTCCCTCTGAGGCGGGCACCATAGCACTCATCACAGGACATGTCCTTCCTCCTCAGACCCTGATTTCCGAGACCATCCTGCGATTTGGCCACCTGGATTGTGTGGTCAACAATGCTGGCTACCGTGAGTTGCCAGGCGTAGGGCCCCTCTGCGCTGTGCCACCCACTTCCTGGCCCTGGactcctcctcctgtcccttaGTTTCCCCTTTCCCCACCCCTGCTGCCCCCATCCCCCTTTCTGTCTTCTTGGACAGGACAGTTCAGCTATGGTACCCGCAGGCCTTGGCTTAAATCCTGGTTCTCTTCCTTCTCTACTGTGTCCCCAGTCCCGAGcctccccctgcctcagtttccagatGTCCAGAATGGGAGTCATCACCGTTGTCCCACAGAGTGTTGGGATCACTGGTGGAGGGGAACTGCTCAGCCCCATAATCCCTGGGACCACCTCAGGCATACAACTGGGACCTGGTAGCCTCACTTTGCTCGTGTCCACTGACCACCTGGCCGATGGTCCTGAGCTCTGCCAGTGACACTGGAGATTTTCTTCCTGGTGTACAGTTCCTGGACTCCCTGCGGTGGCTTCCAAGGGAAATATCCATCAGTTAAGGACCATCCTTCCCGAGAATGCCCCTGGGTGgtaaaccaaggctcagagactGCATCCTTTCTCCTGGGGTTGCCCAGCGAGGCAATAGCAGAGGAGTTGCCCTTGCCAGGTGGATTCACCCTCTCTTGACTGTTTGTTCCTTCCTAGATTATTGtcaggatttgaaaaaaaaaaatcaggtattAGTTCCTCTGTCCTTTGTCTGTTCAACAGATGTGTATTGAGCATCTATGATCAGGCGCCACATCCCATCCTAGGGATCAGGGATTTAGTAGAGAACCAAGAGGACGTTGGAATCTCAGTTGTGAATTTGCCtacttgctaaaatttatttggaaccCAAAATTGGTACTCACCGAACTCTCCTATTAGGTGTGGACAGGCACGGTGTTGTTTGAATCTCTGTGGCTCACATTTCCCACGGAGATCAGACAGGCTGACTCTGCCGACTGTCAATCAGCTGTCAACCAGAGAATCCCCTAGATGGAGGCAGAGCTTGGCTGGGCAGGTGGCTCCTGTTCTGGGGCTGGTTGGGCTGGTTTTGATCTTAACTCTGTCACCTTATTATGGAACACCCTCAGGAAAGTCCCCTAACACTTTGGAATCTTGTTTTCTGGTTGATAAAATAGAGTCTACCAGCACAAGTGGTTCTCGAGATTTAAGATTGTCGTCTGTGCTAGTTAATATCAGTGTACCAGTCTGTAGGCTTGCACACATGGACACGTATGCAAATGTTCTGTCATTCTCTCTGTTAGCTCTTCAGGCTTCCTCCAGGAGCCGTGGGTGAATGTTCTCGAACCTAGGGGTTTGTGATGATCCCTTAGAATATATCTGTCAAGAATAATGAGAATCTATTATATGAGAGTGTGGTCAGGAATTAAAATAAagctggccaggtgtggtggtgcacacctgtaatcccagtgactctggaggctgaggaaggaagattgcaaatttgagacgggcctcagcaacttagcaagaccctgtctcaaaatgaaaactaaaaagggctggggatgtggctcaggggtagagtcactgggttcaatccccagtagcacaaaaaataaataatacaattattattattatttttttaagaaatcccacccaggtgcagtggcgacttgggaggctgaggtaggaggatgacaagggataacaagttcaagactagccttagcaatttagtgaggccctaagcaacttagtgagaccctccctgtcttaaataaaaaattcaaaagggctggggaggtggctcagttttgaagcacctctgggttcaacctccactaacaaagtgaataaataaacaacatttaaaaattacaagagaAAGTCCACTGACCACCTGGCAGGCTAGTGGACAGGCTGTTTGGGGAGGCTTCTCACACGATGTTTGTCCAGGTCCCTGGGAGAAGTGAGGTGACCATGTGGCATATTGCCCTCTCTGGTCTGGTTTCCGTCTCTGTCCCTTGGTCCATGTGTCTCCCGGGGCCTTGGAGCGTCCAGGGTCCCCTCTTTCCACTTCTTGTGGGTTCCTGCGGTTCTCACTTGGTGTCTTACCAGCTCCTGACTCTGAAGGTGGATTTTTCTTCCCTCTGCTACTGTCCCCGCTTCCTTCTGTTTGTTTAGCCAACACACTCATGGTGCTGCCAACACACTCATGGTGTCAGGGACAAACACTGACTCAAGAGATCTGTAGGCCCAAGAACGAGACATCGTCCAGGGCTTGCCCACGGTCACCCAGCCAGGAGGTGGCAGGTCTgagattcaaggccagccttctGCCACCACAAGCTGCCTTCTCATAAACCCACAAGGCAGCCCTATCccttgtcccctcccctccccatcccaggtcccctccccatcctccagGGCTCATTCCTCCTCTCCCCGCAGACCCACCCCCGCAGTGCCTGGAGGAGACCTCAGCCCAGGGATTCCGGCAGCTTTTGGAGCTGAACCTTCTGGGGACTTACACCGTGACCAAGGTGAGCACTGGCCTGGCCATCAGACCCAGAGGCTCATTTTGTCCAAAAGCAAAATCTCTGATTTTTTATCTTGCTCTTCTTATTCCAAAAGGACTCTGTTCTTTGGGGGAAATGAATGGGTGCGAATCTCCATTTGTACGCAACTCAGCCTTCTTAGGAACCTTCCAGGACCTTCCAAGAAGCTGTGGTGGTAGTGGGAGGGGTGTTAAGAACACAGTGGGGGAACCAGGCGTAGTAGcagcgcaggcctgtaatcctagagactcaggaggctgaagcaggaggatcgcaagttcaaggccagcctcagcaacttagcgagaccctgtctcaaaataaaaattaaaagggctgggatgtggctcagtggttaagcactcctgggttcaatcctcagcaccaaaaacaaacaaagacaaatattttgcaTAAACAACCGAGTTTCTGGTTTCTGTTAAAAAGTTGGCATAGCAGGTTAACTGGACCCATGGGGCCCCATGTGTTAAGTGCAGCCCAGCTGTCTGTGTCACACTAGACCCACCACTCCCTATTGGGCTGCCTGACTCTGTCACCTGCGAGTGACGGGCACAGAAGCCTCACATGGGGTAAGGGTCTAGGTCTCAGGACCAACTAAGTTTCTGTTGCTTCCTACTTACACTATTGTACAAGCAATAAACctgtctgtgcctcagtttctcatatataaaatagggctaatAACGGCCTCTAATCCAGACTTCTTCTGGGGATCAAATGAGAtgaggcacggtggcacacacctatagtcccagcaactcgggagggtgagacaggacgATTGCAgtttggagaccagcctcagcaacttgagacctgtctcaaatgaaaacttaaaaaaaaaaaaaaagaactgggatgtacctcaatggtaaagcacccctggattcagtccctagtcctaataataatgatattaataataataataaagtaaatcaAATATTCATTAAGTTAGAAGACACCTGGCATAGATTTACCCTCTGTAAGTTATTGTGGTTTATCATGAACCTTGTACCTTGTGGCCAACCCACTTCACTCTGTGTGAGAACCATGAGACATGTTGGGCAAATGGAGCCTAGGGGAAGTAGAAGGGAAAAGGTAAGATCTGAGCTGATCTCTGTGGGTGGGAGAGAAGTGGAGAAGTAGGGCATAGGGTGTTTTATTTCCTGAGAAgaatgtgcaaaggccctggggcaggaccaCTGGGTATATCTCAGGAGAaaccccattcttttttttttattattattattaactttgaaacagggtctcgctaagttgttagggctttgctaaattgctgaggctggcctcaaatcctcctgcctcagcctcttgagtctctaggattacaggtatgcaccaccactcccTGTCTAGCCCCATTTTTTCTGTTTATCGACTATGtatcagagggctggggattcagcagcatgcagagcgcttgcctagcctgcatgagggtcctgggttcaatccccagcactaaaaacaaACGAACGAGACTGAATGTTGGAGTGCTTGTCTGTCTTTCTTCCTGAATAACCAGTCTACTTTCCCTGAACTATCTGAGAGTAAGTTGGAGGCATGTTtttgttgcagtgctggggattgaactcaggcccttGAGCACACGAGGCAAGAGTTCTCCCAGCCTGGCCTGTGCCCTTTTACCCCTAAGTACTTTGAAGtgaattttctaaaatcaagAGTAATCTCTTATACAATCGCAGTaagacttttcttttctttcttttttttttaaaaaatattttattagttgttgatgaatctttatttatttttatgtggtgctgagaatc is a window of Ictidomys tridecemlineatus isolate mIctTri1 chromosome 15, mIctTri1.hap1, whole genome shotgun sequence DNA encoding:
- the Hsd17b14 gene encoding L-fucose dehydrogenase isoform X3, which codes for MAAGTRYAGKVVIVTGGGRGIGAGIARAFVDSGAQVVICDKDVSGGQALEQQLPGAVFIPCDVTREEDVKTLISETILRFGHLDCVVNNAGYHPPPQCLEETSAQGFRQLLELNLLGTYTVTKGAVTAMTKALALDESQYGVRVNCISPGNIWTPLWEQLAALTPDPRATIQEGTLAQPLGRMGQPAEVGAAALFLASEASFCTGIELLVTGGAELGYGRKAAPGTPVDLPTCPS